In the Phaeobacter gallaeciensis genome, one interval contains:
- a CDS encoding leucyl aminopeptidase — MSTLTPIRFDDYDPKTLAEMTGHVAVLVTPEGTMDQAARTANRLGKGGIARLIESEGFKKAKTGSVITMAWPAGLAAEALHVLVLPKRASQTEARKAGAELAKRAGGKALTVMAGPMPRAADLALGLALRAYEFDQHKTTADEAPKGEVVIAHKSPEEMATAFAPLLAVAEGVHMTRDLINEPANVLTTTEFARRIEELSDIGLEVEILDEAALAELGMHCLLSVGQGSDSPSKVAVMQWKGGPSDAAPLALVGKGVVFDTGGISLKPAAGMEDMTMDMGGAGVVTGTMKALALRKAKANVVGLVGLVENMPSGNATRPGDVVKTMKGDTVEVINTDAEGRLVLCDVLWYAQERFKPAGVIDLATLTGAIIIGLGHENAGVFSNDDSLCNGFLKSAAAEDEGAWRLPLGQAYDDQLKSRIADMKNVGGRPAGSITAAQFLQRFIQDGMPWIHLDIAGVASVKTETAYAPKGATGWGVMALNRLVQDRFEAE; from the coding sequence ATGAGCACTCTGACCCCGATCCGTTTTGATGACTATGATCCCAAGACCCTGGCCGAAATGACTGGCCATGTCGCGGTTCTGGTGACGCCGGAGGGGACAATGGATCAGGCGGCGCGTACCGCCAACCGTCTGGGCAAGGGTGGCATAGCCCGGCTGATCGAATCGGAAGGGTTCAAGAAGGCAAAAACCGGCTCGGTGATCACCATGGCCTGGCCTGCGGGTTTGGCCGCTGAGGCACTGCATGTACTGGTGCTGCCCAAACGCGCCAGCCAGACCGAGGCCCGAAAGGCCGGCGCTGAACTGGCAAAACGCGCAGGCGGCAAGGCGCTTACCGTGATGGCGGGGCCGATGCCTCGGGCGGCAGATCTTGCGTTGGGGCTGGCGCTGCGGGCCTATGAGTTTGATCAGCACAAGACCACTGCCGATGAGGCACCGAAGGGGGAAGTGGTGATCGCGCATAAATCACCGGAAGAGATGGCGACGGCTTTCGCTCCGCTCCTGGCGGTGGCTGAAGGCGTGCATATGACCCGCGATCTAATCAACGAGCCGGCGAACGTGCTGACCACCACCGAGTTCGCGCGCCGGATCGAAGAGCTTTCCGATATCGGTCTTGAGGTCGAGATCCTCGACGAGGCAGCGCTTGCAGAGCTGGGCATGCATTGCCTTCTGTCGGTGGGGCAGGGATCGGACAGCCCGTCCAAGGTCGCCGTCATGCAATGGAAGGGCGGCCCGAGCGATGCCGCGCCGCTGGCGCTGGTGGGCAAGGGGGTTGTGTTTGACACTGGTGGTATCTCGCTGAAACCGGCTGCAGGCATGGAAGACATGACCATGGATATGGGCGGCGCCGGGGTTGTCACCGGTACCATGAAGGCGCTGGCCCTGCGCAAGGCAAAGGCCAATGTGGTGGGTCTGGTTGGTCTGGTCGAGAACATGCCATCGGGCAACGCCACCCGGCCCGGCGATGTGGTGAAGACGATGAAGGGCGATACGGTTGAGGTCATCAATACCGATGCCGAAGGTCGTCTGGTTCTGTGCGACGTGCTCTGGTACGCGCAGGAGCGGTTCAAACCGGCGGGCGTGATCGATCTGGCCACCCTGACGGGTGCGATCATCATCGGTCTTGGCCACGAAAACGCTGGCGTCTTCTCCAATGATGACAGTCTGTGCAACGGTTTCCTGAAATCCGCCGCAGCCGAGGATGAAGGCGCATGGCGTCTGCCTCTGGGGCAAGCCTATGATGATCAGCTGAAATCGCGCATTGCCGATATGAAAAACGTCGGCGGCCGTCCTGCAGGTTCGATCACCGCCGCTCAGTTCCTGCAACGGTTCATTCAGGACGGCATGCCGTGGATCCATCTGGATATCGCGGGCGTCGCCTCGGTTAAGACCGAAACCGCCTATGCACCCAAAGGGGCGACGGGCTGGGGCGTCATGGCGCTGAACCGGCTGGTGCAGGATCGGTTTGAGGCCGAATGA
- a CDS encoding DNA polymerase III subunit chi: MGAAYFYHLTRRPLQDTLPVLLDKARGAGWRIAVRGQSPDRMAWLDERLWLGGDDAFLPHGLAGGPHDALQPILLTTEAEAANTPSCVMAVDGAAVSPEEVQALERVCILFDGTDPEAVQHARVQWKTLTDAGCSAQYWSEESGRWEKKAEK, encoded by the coding sequence ATGGGGGCCGCCTATTTCTATCATCTGACGCGCAGGCCACTGCAGGATACGTTGCCGGTGCTGCTGGATAAGGCGCGCGGCGCAGGCTGGCGTATTGCTGTGCGGGGCCAAAGCCCGGATCGCATGGCCTGGCTGGATGAACGCCTGTGGCTGGGGGGCGATGACGCCTTCCTGCCGCACGGGCTGGCGGGCGGTCCGCATGATGCGTTGCAGCCTATCCTGCTGACCACCGAAGCCGAGGCGGCAAACACGCCCAGCTGCGTCATGGCGGTGGATGGGGCAGCGGTTTCACCAGAAGAGGTGCAGGCGCTGGAGCGCGTTTGTATCCTGTTTGATGGTACCGACCCCGAGGCGGTGCAGCATGCCCGTGTGCAGTGGAAAACCCTGACCGATGCAGGCTGTTCGGCGCAATACTGGTCCGAAGAAAGTGGACGCTGGGAAAAGAAGGCCGAGAAGTGA
- a CDS encoding putative bifunctional diguanylate cyclase/phosphodiesterase codes for MTEQFPQHSPEGDGGAAGAERDCQAQEQRIGLSLLKHAYRNHLSNLFVNVACVLGVYAQFQYTGQGSTLVDTLTACLLTLSIGRTILAARDERHLSQETDPDSSLAVGASRRYFLGTFLGSLIWGGLLHAALQSGNQDLKYFTVIVVSAMASGATGVLAPMANTGRIYIATLLTLIIAELCLQPVPEFALATLVAVFMAVMLVTHQRNYNILRHSIRLQLRNHELVQDLRVQQEALTELNATLEDRVKKRTRDLKRLAEHDSLTQLYNRRGIIQWVEDQQPNIPDGYAFVVIFIDLDRFKQINDGMGHATGDCALAEIGERLADAAPEHAAFCRWGGDEFVGLVAVPEERCIDIGYEFTEQLRAIIEKPIIFSSQEVTVGFSAGLAVSRPRPVAVSEAIRSADLAAGEIKRTGRGNTLLFSKELVEEKERHLIIAQRLKHAVPANEMHLAFQPLVHADDFSLHSYEVLLRWDNPILGRVSPEEFIPIAEDIGEIVRIGEYVLDTALSTYTEELGRDSHVKLALNISLRQLVVPGFADFILGYLEKYGLSARSLILEVTETIFDARNQNQIIAVLNSLHAKGIEVHIDDFGTGYSSLSRLHEMPISALKIDKSFVQQIDDQRCAIIEGSVMIAERFGVHTVAEGVETVEQARLLHAIGVTYLQGYLFGKPKPHFAEVTVHSDFLLWTKDKQSRAS; via the coding sequence GTGACGGAACAGTTTCCGCAACATAGCCCAGAAGGAGACGGTGGAGCCGCCGGAGCCGAAAGGGACTGTCAAGCGCAGGAACAGCGGATCGGGCTGAGCCTCCTTAAGCACGCCTATCGCAACCATCTGTCCAATCTCTTCGTGAACGTCGCCTGCGTCCTGGGCGTCTACGCCCAGTTCCAGTACACGGGGCAAGGCAGCACCTTGGTCGATACTCTGACCGCCTGTCTGCTGACGCTGTCCATTGGCCGGACGATCCTGGCAGCGCGGGACGAAAGGCACCTGTCGCAGGAAACCGATCCTGACTCATCTCTGGCAGTCGGTGCCAGTCGGCGTTATTTCCTCGGCACATTTCTTGGCAGTCTGATCTGGGGGGGCCTGCTGCATGCTGCCCTGCAAAGCGGCAATCAGGACCTGAAGTATTTCACCGTCATCGTGGTCTCTGCCATGGCCTCCGGGGCGACCGGGGTGCTCGCGCCGATGGCAAACACGGGCCGTATCTATATCGCCACCCTGCTGACGCTGATCATCGCTGAACTGTGCCTGCAGCCTGTGCCGGAATTCGCTCTCGCCACTTTGGTTGCCGTCTTCATGGCCGTCATGTTGGTCACACACCAACGCAACTACAATATCCTACGCCATTCGATCCGCCTGCAACTGCGCAATCACGAACTGGTGCAGGACCTGCGCGTCCAGCAGGAAGCCCTGACCGAACTCAATGCAACGCTGGAAGACCGGGTCAAGAAACGCACCCGAGACCTGAAACGGCTGGCCGAACATGACAGCTTGACCCAGCTGTATAATCGCCGTGGCATCATTCAATGGGTGGAGGATCAGCAGCCCAATATCCCTGACGGATATGCCTTTGTGGTGATCTTCATCGATCTGGACCGGTTCAAGCAGATCAACGACGGCATGGGCCATGCCACCGGGGACTGCGCCCTTGCAGAAATCGGCGAACGTCTGGCTGACGCCGCGCCGGAACACGCGGCCTTCTGTCGTTGGGGCGGAGACGAATTCGTAGGATTGGTTGCCGTGCCTGAAGAGCGCTGCATCGACATCGGCTATGAATTCACCGAACAACTGCGCGCCATTATCGAAAAGCCCATCATCTTCTCCAGCCAGGAGGTCACCGTGGGGTTCAGCGCCGGTCTCGCCGTCTCGCGCCCCCGTCCGGTCGCCGTCAGCGAGGCGATCAGATCTGCGGATCTGGCCGCCGGAGAGATCAAGCGGACCGGACGCGGCAACACGCTGCTGTTCTCCAAAGAGCTGGTTGAAGAAAAAGAGCGCCACCTGATCATTGCCCAGCGCCTGAAACACGCGGTGCCTGCCAATGAAATGCACCTGGCCTTTCAACCGCTCGTGCATGCAGATGATTTCTCGTTGCATTCCTACGAGGTTCTGCTGCGCTGGGACAATCCGATCCTTGGCCGTGTCAGCCCGGAAGAGTTTATTCCCATCGCCGAAGACATCGGCGAGATCGTCCGCATCGGCGAATATGTGCTGGATACGGCACTCTCGACCTACACCGAAGAACTTGGACGCGATTCACATGTGAAACTGGCGCTCAATATCTCGCTGCGGCAGCTGGTTGTGCCCGGGTTCGCAGACTTCATTCTGGGTTACCTTGAAAAATACGGCCTGTCCGCCCGGTCGCTGATCCTTGAGGTGACAGAAACGATTTTTGACGCCCGGAATCAAAACCAGATCATCGCGGTTCTAAATTCACTGCACGCCAAGGGCATCGAAGTACACATCGACGATTTCGGCACCGGCTATTCCTCGCTGTCACGCTTGCACGAAATGCCGATTTCGGCGCTTAAGATCGACAAATCCTTTGTTCAGCAGATCGACGATCAACGCTGCGCCATCATCGAAGGCAGCGTCATGATTGCTGAACGGTTCGGTGTGCATACCGTGGCCGAAGGGGTGGAAACCGTTGAACAGGCCCGCCTGCTGCACGCCATCGGCGTCACCTATCTGCAGGGCTACCTCTTTGGTAAACCCAAGCCCCATTTTGCCGAAGTGACAGTGCACTCCGACTTCCTGCTCTGGACCAAGGACAAACAGTCCCGCGCTTCCTAG
- a CDS encoding NADP-dependent malic enzyme yields MSDTPNLRDAALRYHEFPRPGKLEIRATKPMANGRDLARAYSPGVAEACLEIKAEAGTAARYTSRGNLVAVVTNGTAVLGLGNIGPLASKPVMEGKAVLFKNFAGIDCFDLELNESNPEKLADLVCALEPTFGAINLEDIKAPDCFIIEKICRERMGIPVFHDDQHGTAIVVGAAARNALHVAKKSFEDIKVVSTGGGAAGIACLNMLMKLGVKRENIWLCDLHGLVYEGRTEDMNPMKAAFAQKTDLRTLEDVIDGADLFLGLSGPNVLKPDHVAQMAKRPIIFALANPTPEIMPDEARKVAPDAIIATGRSDFPNQVNNVLCFPFIFRGALDVGATEINDEMQIACVEGIAELARRTTSAEAAAAYQGEQLTFGADYLIPKPFDPRLVGVVSSAVASAAMKSGVATRPIADLTAYRAQLNQTVFKSALLMKPVFEAARAAARRIVFAEGEDERVLRAAQEVLEETTETPILIGRPDVIEARCEKMGLRIRPGSDFQIVNPENDPRYYDYWNSYHKLMQRKGVTPDLAKAIMRTNTTAIGAIMVHRGEADSLICGTFGEYRWHLNYVTQVLGGGTYAPHGALSMMILEDGPLFIADTQVRIEPTPEQIAQTVMGAARHVRRFGLEPKIALCSQSQFGNIDCDTGARLRDAIDILDDKPRDFIYEGEMNIDTALDPELRGRIFPNSRLEGAANVLVFAHADAASGVRNILKMRSDGLEVGPILMGMGNRAHIVSPSITARGLLNMAAIAGTPVAHYG; encoded by the coding sequence ATGTCCGATACCCCGAACCTGCGCGACGCCGCGCTGCGCTATCACGAATTCCCCCGCCCCGGTAAGCTGGAGATCCGTGCGACCAAACCGATGGCCAATGGCCGCGATCTGGCGCGGGCCTACTCCCCCGGCGTCGCCGAGGCCTGCCTTGAGATCAAAGCAGAGGCAGGCACCGCCGCGCGCTATACCTCGCGCGGCAACCTGGTGGCGGTTGTCACCAACGGCACCGCGGTTCTGGGGCTGGGCAATATCGGCCCGCTCGCCTCGAAACCGGTGATGGAAGGCAAGGCGGTCCTGTTCAAGAATTTCGCCGGCATCGACTGTTTCGACCTGGAGCTGAACGAAAGCAATCCGGAGAAGCTGGCCGATCTGGTCTGCGCGCTGGAACCGACATTCGGCGCCATCAACCTGGAAGACATCAAGGCGCCCGATTGCTTCATCATCGAGAAGATCTGCCGCGAGCGGATGGGCATTCCGGTGTTCCACGACGACCAGCACGGCACCGCCATCGTGGTGGGGGCGGCAGCCCGCAACGCTCTGCATGTGGCAAAGAAATCCTTCGAGGACATCAAGGTCGTCTCGACCGGCGGCGGCGCAGCGGGCATTGCCTGCCTCAACATGCTGATGAAACTGGGCGTCAAACGGGAAAACATCTGGCTCTGTGACCTTCATGGTCTGGTCTACGAAGGCCGCACCGAAGACATGAACCCGATGAAAGCCGCCTTTGCCCAGAAAACCGATCTGCGCACACTGGAGGATGTGATCGACGGCGCCGATCTGTTCCTCGGCCTCTCCGGTCCCAATGTTCTGAAACCGGATCACGTCGCCCAGATGGCCAAGCGACCGATTATCTTTGCCCTTGCCAACCCGACGCCGGAAATCATGCCCGATGAGGCCCGCAAAGTGGCGCCCGATGCCATCATCGCCACCGGGCGCAGCGATTTCCCCAATCAGGTCAACAACGTCCTGTGTTTCCCGTTCATCTTCCGCGGCGCGCTGGACGTCGGCGCGACCGAGATCAACGACGAAATGCAGATCGCCTGCGTCGAAGGCATCGCGGAACTGGCGCGCCGGACCACCTCGGCCGAGGCGGCGGCGGCCTATCAGGGCGAACAGCTGACATTCGGCGCCGACTACCTGATCCCGAAACCCTTTGATCCGCGCCTTGTGGGGGTTGTCTCCTCTGCCGTGGCCAGCGCCGCCATGAAAAGCGGCGTTGCCACCCGCCCGATCGCGGATCTGACCGCCTATCGCGCCCAACTGAACCAGACCGTGTTCAAATCGGCGCTGTTGATGAAACCGGTGTTCGAAGCCGCCCGCGCCGCCGCCCGCCGCATCGTCTTTGCCGAGGGCGAGGATGAACGGGTGCTGCGCGCCGCGCAGGAGGTGCTGGAAGAGACCACCGAAACCCCGATCCTGATCGGCCGCCCCGATGTGATCGAGGCACGCTGCGAGAAGATGGGCCTGCGCATCCGACCCGGCAGCGATTTCCAGATCGTCAACCCGGAGAACGATCCGCGCTATTACGATTACTGGAACAGCTATCACAAGCTGATGCAGCGCAAGGGCGTGACCCCGGATCTGGCCAAGGCGATCATGCGCACCAATACCACGGCCATCGGCGCCATCATGGTGCACCGCGGCGAGGCGGACAGCCTGATCTGCGGCACCTTTGGCGAATACCGCTGGCACCTTAACTATGTGACCCAGGTTCTGGGCGGCGGCACCTATGCACCGCATGGCGCGCTGTCGATGATGATCCTTGAGGACGGCCCGCTGTTCATCGCCGACACCCAGGTGCGGATCGAACCCACCCCCGAGCAGATCGCCCAGACCGTGATGGGCGCAGCGCGCCACGTACGCCGCTTTGGTCTCGAGCCCAAAATTGCCCTGTGCTCGCAATCTCAGTTCGGCAATATCGATTGCGACACCGGTGCCCGGCTGCGCGACGCCATAGACATTCTGGACGATAAGCCACGCGATTTCATCTACGAAGGCGAAATGAACATCGACACCGCGTTGGATCCTGAGTTGCGCGGGCGGATCTTCCCCAATTCCCGGCTGGAAGGCGCGGCCAATGTGCTGGTCTTTGCCCATGCGGATGCTGCCAGTGGCGTGCGCAACATCCTGAAAATGCGCTCGGACGGGCTGGAGGTCGGCCCCATCCTGATGGGCATGGGCAACCGCGCCCATATCGTCAGCCCGTCGATCACCGCACGGGGGCTTTTGAACATGGCGGCAATTGCGGGTACGCCCGTCGCCCACTACGGCTGA
- a CDS encoding cupin domain-containing protein: protein MAETIAEMRLPTQELRDDIPFYTKTLGMKLDMIYPADDPRIGVFSGHGLRLRIERGAPESPGTLRILTEDPEGFAGGARSLTAPNGTKIEIEERHQPIVMPDTVHSFVVRRLKDQAPWIIGRAGMHYRDLVPDRLGGSIIASHIRIPDGGPVPDMVHFHRVGFQLIFCIHGWVDVVYEDQGEKMRLTAGDCFIQPPEIRHRVLEASDNVQVIEIGVPAEHVTEIDHEMTLPTPHYRPDREWQGQRFVYNQAAGADWVPFRLPGFVCRDTTINDNTKGVASVQVVRRAEGAEAGNSLWASHDTDILFTFVMEGSVTLHGEGRDPYELEAGDAFVIPPGMKTRLSDGSADLELLEVSLPGTFNTKLEEA, encoded by the coding sequence ATGGCCGAGACCATCGCAGAAATGCGCCTGCCCACGCAGGAGCTACGCGACGATATTCCGTTTTATACTAAAACCTTGGGAATGAAGCTGGATATGATCTATCCGGCGGACGATCCGCGCATCGGTGTCTTCTCGGGGCATGGCCTGCGGCTGCGTATCGAACGGGGGGCCCCCGAGAGCCCCGGAACCCTGCGCATTCTGACCGAAGACCCCGAGGGATTCGCGGGCGGGGCGCGTAGTCTGACCGCCCCGAACGGCACCAAAATCGAAATCGAAGAGCGTCATCAACCAATTGTGATGCCGGACACGGTGCATTCCTTCGTGGTGCGCAGGCTGAAGGATCAGGCGCCCTGGATCATCGGGCGCGCGGGCATGCATTACCGTGATCTGGTGCCGGACCGCTTGGGCGGCTCGATCATCGCCAGCCACATCCGCATCCCCGATGGCGGGCCAGTGCCGGATATGGTGCATTTCCACCGGGTCGGCTTTCAGCTGATTTTCTGCATCCACGGCTGGGTCGATGTGGTCTATGAGGATCAGGGCGAGAAGATGCGCCTGACGGCGGGCGATTGTTTTATCCAGCCGCCTGAAATCCGTCACCGCGTGCTGGAGGCAAGCGACAACGTGCAGGTGATCGAGATCGGCGTTCCGGCGGAACATGTGACCGAGATCGACCACGAGATGACCCTGCCGACCCCGCATTACCGCCCTGATCGCGAATGGCAGGGCCAGCGGTTTGTCTACAATCAGGCGGCGGGCGCCGACTGGGTTCCTTTCCGTCTGCCGGGTTTTGTCTGCCGCGACACGACCATCAACGACAACACCAAGGGCGTCGCCTCGGTGCAGGTGGTACGCCGCGCGGAGGGCGCAGAGGCGGGCAACAGCCTTTGGGCCAGCCACGACACCGACATCCTCTTTACCTTCGTGATGGAGGGCAGCGTAACCCTGCACGGGGAAGGGCGTGATCCTTATGAGCTGGAAGCAGGCGATGCCTTCGTCATTCCGCCCGGCATGAAAACGCGGCTCAGCGATGGCTCTGCGGATCTGGAATTGCTTGAGGTCAGCCTGCCGGGTACCTTCAACACAAAGCTGGAGGAAGCATGA